One part of the Ziziphus jujuba cultivar Dongzao chromosome 2, ASM3175591v1 genome encodes these proteins:
- the LOC107418502 gene encoding HIPL1 protein, translated as MEGALAIAVVSCNLLLLLGLSHSLPLCTNSWAPSRLNTSLTFCPYNETSCCNSTEDLQLQKQFQAMNISDLPCASVLKSILCARCDPYSAELYTVDSSTRPVPVLCNSSVALNSSQSSQQVNNFCSNVWDTCQNVSIVNSPFAPPLQVQGALPVNSNVSKLTDTWQSKTDFCNAFGGASSAGSVCFAGEPVTVNNSEVPSPPHGLCLEKIGNGSYLSMYAHPDGSNRAFFSNQEGKIWLATIPEEGSGGTLGLDESNPFIDLTDEVHYDTLFGMMSIAFHPKFAQNGRFFASFNCDKVKWPECTGRCACNSDVKCDPSKLGTDNGAQPCQFHTVVVEYTANGTAAQPSLATSAKPSEVRRIFTMGLPFTSQHGGQILFGPDDGYLYFMMGDGGGGGDPYNFSQNKKSLLGKIMRLNVDNIPSAADINKLGLWGNYSIPKDNPFSEDTDLQPEIWALGLRNPWRCSFDSERPSYFTCGDTGEDLYEEIDVITKGGNYGWRVYEGPYPFNPTQTPGGNTSVNSISPIFPVLGYNHSEVNKNEGSASITGGYFYRSKTDPCMYGRYLYGDLYAGAIWAAIENPGNSGSFNASKIPFGCAHDTPIQCNSVPQSTLPALGYLYSFGEDNSKDIFILASKGVYRVVRPSRCNYTCSKENVTSVASPGPAATPRSYASRLSNPYNNLVLLVTSLSQFLLLFV; from the exons ATGGAGGGCGCTCTTGCCATTGCCGTTGTCTCCTGTAACTTGCTGCTGCTTTTGGGTCTTTCCCATTCGCTTCCTTTGTGCACTAATTCAT GGGCACCTTCTAGACTGAATACCTCATTGACGTTTTGTCCTTATAATGAGACCTCATGCTGCAATTCCACAGAAGATTTACAATTGCAGAAGCAATTCCAAGCAATGAATATTTCTGATCTTCCCTGTGCTTCTGTTTTAAAATCAATACTTTGCGCG AGGTGTGATCCATATTCAGCTGAGCTGTACACAGTTGATTCATCGACCCGTCCAGTTCCTGTACTCTGCAACTCCAGTGTTGCTCTTAACTCTTCCCAATCTAGCCAACAAGTTAATAATTTTTGCTCAAACGTATGGGACACATGTCAAAATGTATCCATAGTGAATTCTCCTTTTGCTCCACCATTGCAAGTTCAAGGAGCATTACCAGTCAATTCCAATGTTAGCAAATTGACGGACACATGGCAATCAAAAACCGATTTCTGCAATGCATTTGGTGGCGCATCTTCTGCTGGATCAGTATGTTTCGCTGGTGAACCTGTCACTGTAAATAACTCTGAAGTACCTAGCCCCCCACATGGCTTGTGCCTTGAGAAAATCGGGAATGGATCTTACCTCAGTATGTATGCTCATCCTGATGGATCTAACCGTGCATTCTTCTCTAACCAAGAAGGTAAGATTTGGTTGGCAACCATTCCTGAAGAGGGTTCAGGAGGAACGTTGGGACTTGATGAATCTAATCCTTTCATAGACCTAACCGATGAAGTTCATTATGATACTCTATTTGGGATGATGAGTATTGCATTTCATCCGAAGTTTGCACAAAATGGTAGATTCTTTGCCTCATTCAATTGTGATAAGGTTAAGTGGCCAGAGTGTACAGGGAGATGTGCATGTAATTCAGATGTCAAATGTGATCCTTCAAAGCTAGGTACTGATAATGGTGCCCAACCATGCCAGTTTCATACTGTTGTAGTAGAGTATACAGCAAATGGTACCGCAGCCCAGCCTTCCTTG GCAACGAGTGCCAAACCGTCAGAAGTGAGAAGAATATTTACTATGGGCCTTCCATTTACATCTCAACATGGAGGGCAAATACTCTTTGGACCCGATGATGGGTATTTATACTTCATGATgggagatggtggtggtggtggtgatccTTACAATTTCTCACAAAACAAGAAGTCGTTGCTTGGAAAGATTATGAGGCTTAATGTTGATAACATACCAA GTGCAGCAGACATAAATAAACTTGGTCTATGGGGAAACTACTCTATCCCCAAGGATAATCCATTCAGCGAAGATACAGATTTGCAGCCAGAGATATGGGCTTTAGGATTAAGAAATCCTTGGCGCTGTAGTTTTGATTCAGAAAGACCTTCCTACTTCACGTGTGGAGATACCGGCGAG GATTTATATGAAGAAATTGATGTTATTACAAAGGGTGGGAACTATGGTTGGCGTGTCTATGAGGGTCCCTATCCTTTCAATCCTACACAGACACCAGGTGGAAACACCTCTGTTAACTCCATAAGCCCGATTTTCCCAGTATTGGGATACAATCATTCCGAAGTGAACAAAAATGAAGGGTCAGCATCAATAACTGGGGGTTATTTCTATCGGTCTAAGACTGATCCATGCATGTATGGAAG GTACTTGTATGGAGATTTGTATGCAGGTGCCATATGGGCAGCCATCGAAAACCCAGGAAACAGCGGGAGCTTTAACGCAAGCAAAATTCCTTTCGGTTGTGCACATGACACACCTATTCAATGCAACTCTGTTCCCCAAAGTACTCTCCCAGCTCTGGGATACCTTTACTCATTTGGGGAGGACAACTCTAAGGATATATTCATTCTAGCTAGCAAAGGTGTTTACAGAGTTGTTCGTCCAAGCCGTTGCAACTACACTTGCTCAAAGGAAAATGTTACTAGTGTTGCAAGCCCAGGTCCTGCAGCTACACCTCGTTCCTATGCAAGCCGGTTGAGTAATCCATATAACAATCTTGTGCTCTTAGTTACTTCTCTTTCGCAGTTCTTGCTGCTTTTTGTCTAA
- the LOC107418497 gene encoding DDT domain-containing protein DDR4 isoform X1 produces MSLESTPPPIPSDRSSPEQPVAQNDTTNHENDNPPPQNDNPTTATPALPPLSRSNRPSRACTIRAAERLYAAKAQSASEQRKAKAAKKEKQNNSNNDKQQQEQQNDESPQQCGSSKIVTPLVGPPPPSQLPRWSLRSMWELASVLNFLHVFRPLLNISVEFSAEEFETALITPNDTLSDIHIPLLKAIPPVTRMALTRDTWVTVLCRKLRDWWHWVADGDLPIVASHGLEIDVYKTLDPGIRVVILKALCDIRVEQEDVRNYIDNSLKHGVQLSAFRKERVGGDSSGISYWYEDDPIIGHRLHREIRKVEVKKAKTKGSQVLPSTTYLWETVATNFDEFQDVSEKLFSSKNRTEASLGKKLKNDMLPEIEKVHKRKERLLKKQHRQALLLDNFLSVDGLGPGRSLRDRKPVTYTFDDYDRSINEAIKITKYENHRLLMHPQRKQPSPDPLQRRDGVVKPEASTNGKWSGPSHATQHVNFSALSPKSPDYDYADDYNKDQFDRSNRRRQRPQRYSEKEFVEAVSDNEADFDSDDDIVGEAIYDEEYLRKRKQRRKFSSSSEGDEEYHWDDENAEEEEEEEEEESLSISEDSDEPQKFKKLPGRTRRETKLRSVDELQSGLRRSKRATRNRINYRQYELSESEPESMKPGKSNASDEHSDPSENGEYSMESQASDGNDDDQETKEAQPVEVYPETVEKEQDPPPEKSNSPGREEVEGIRKRRFLDLNEAAPAGFDDGPNAIMKDEDTDDF; encoded by the exons ATGTCCCTTGAATCTACTCCTCCTCCGATCCCTTCAGACCGATCTTCCCCTGAACAACCCGTCGCTCAGAACGACACCACGAACCATGAAAACGACAACCCACCTCCTCAAAACGACAACCCAACCACGGCGACTCCAGCCCTTCCTCCATTATCGAGGAGCAACCGCCCCTCCCGGGCCTGCACCATTCGGGCCGCTGAGAGGCTCTATGCGGCCAAAGCCCAGTCTGCGAGCGAGCAGAGGAAGGCAAAGGCTGCGAAGAAGGAGAAGCAGAACAATAGCAACAACGATAAGCAACAGCAAGAGCAGCAAAACGACGAGTCGCCGCAGCAATGCGGCAGTAGTAAGATCGTGACGCCGTTGGTGGGTCCGCCTCCGCCTTCGCAATTGCCGAGGTGGAGTCTCCGGTCGATGTGGGAATTGGCTTCCGTACTCAATTTCTTGCAC GTTTTTAGGCCGCTTTTGAATATTTCAGTGGAATTCTCTGCTGAAGAGTTCGAGACTGCTTTGATTACACCCAATGACACTTTGAGTGACATACACATCCCTTTGCTAAAG GCTATTCCTCCTGTTACACGAATGGCACTTACACGTGATACTTGGGTTACTGTTTTATGCAGAAAGTTGAGAGACTGGTGGCATTGG GTTGCAGATGGGGATCTACCCATTGTTGCTTCACATGG GTTGGAGATTGATGTATATAAAACACTTGATCCTGGTATTCGTGTGGTCATATTGAAAGCTCTTTGTGACATTCGTGTAGAG CAAGAGGATGTCCGCAACTATATTGACAACTCACTTAAACATGGTGTTCAACTTTCAGCATTTCGTAAAGAACGTGTTGGGGGTGACTCATCTGGAATATCTTACTG GTATGAAGATGATCCAATAATTGGTCACCGATTGCATCGGGAGATAAGGAAAGTTGAGGTGaagaaagcaaaaacaaagGGTTCTCAGGTCCTTCCTAGTACAACATACCTGTGGGAAACAGTCGCAACCAATTTTGATGAATTTCAAGATGTTTCT GAGAAACTTTTCTCAAGTAAAAATAGAACAGAGGCTTCTTTGgggaaaaagttgaaaaatgaCATGCTTCCAGAGATTGAGAAGGTTCACAAG AGGAAAGAGAGGCTGCTGAAGAAACAACACAGACAAGCTCTCCTTCTTGATAATTTCTTAAGTGTGGATGGACTTGGTCCAGGGCGCTCCCTTCGTGACAGGAAACCTGTCACCTATACATTCG ATGATTATGATCGATCCATCAATGAGGCAATCAAGATAACCAAGTATGAAAACCATCGCCTACTTATGCATCCTca ACGGAAACAGCCATCCCCAGATCCTTTACAGAGAAGAGATGGAGTCGTGAAACCTGAAGCTTCTACTAATGGTAAATGGAGTGGCCCTTCGCATGCCACTCAACACGTCAACTTTAGTGCGCTGTCTCCCAAATCACCCGATTATGATTATGCTGATGACTATAATAAAGACCAATTCGACAGAAG CAATCGGCGAAGACAGCGGCCTCAAAGGTATTCTGAGAAAGAGTTTGTTGAAGCAGTTTCAGATAATGAAGCAGACTTTGACAGTGATGATGATATAGTTGGAGAAGCTATATATGATGAGGAATATTTGAGAAAACGTAAACAGAGGAGGAAATTTTCTAGTAGCTCTGAAGGAGATGAGGAGTACCATTGGGATGATGAAAATGCcgaagaggaggaagaagaggaggaagaagagtCCTTGAGTATCAGTGAAGACAGTGATGAACCTCAAAAATTCAAGAAATTGCCGGGTCGCACTAGGAGAGAAACTAAATTGAGGTCGGTTGATGAGCTCCAGTCAGGTCTAAGACGTAGTAAGAGAGCCACGAGAAACCGCATCAATTACCGACAGTATGAGCTATCGGAATCAGAACCAGAGTCTATGAAACCTGGAAAATCAAATGCATCAGATGAACACTCAGATCCAAGCGAGAACGGGGAGTATTCAATGGAAAGTCAGGCATCTGATGGCAATGATGATGACCAAGAAACAAAAGAGGCTCAGCCTGTTGAAGTGTACCCTGAGACAGTAGAGAAAGAGCAAGATCCACCACCTGAGAAATCAAACAGCCCAGGCCGAGAAGAAGTTGAGGGCATACGAAAAAGACGTTTTCTTGACTTAAACGAGGCTGCCCCTGCAGGTTTCGATGATGGTCCAAACGCAATAATGAAGGATGAAGATACGGATGATTTCTGA
- the LOC107418497 gene encoding DDT domain-containing protein DDR4 isoform X2 produces the protein MSLESTPPPIPSDRSSPEQPVAQNDTTNHENDNPPPQNDNPTTATPALPPLSRSNRPSRACTIRAAERLYAAKAQSASEQRKAKAAKKEKQNNSNNDKQQQEQQNDESPQQCGSSKIVTPLVGPPPPSQLPRWSLRSMWELASVLNFLHVFRPLLNISVEFSAEEFETALITPNDTLSDIHIPLLKAIPPVTRMALTRDTWVTVLCRKLRDWWHWVADGDLPIVASHGLEIDVYKTLDPGIRVVILKALCDIRVEQEDVRNYIDNSLKHGVQLSAFRKERVGGDSSGISYWYEDDPIIGHRLHREIRKVEVKKAKTKGSQVLPSTTYLWETVATNFDEFQDVSEKLFSSKNRTEASLGKKLKNDMLPEIEKVHKRKERLLKKQHRQALLLDNFLSVDGLGPGRSLRDRKPVTYTFDDYDRSINEAIKITKRKQPSPDPLQRRDGVVKPEASTNGKWSGPSHATQHVNFSALSPKSPDYDYADDYNKDQFDRSNRRRQRPQRYSEKEFVEAVSDNEADFDSDDDIVGEAIYDEEYLRKRKQRRKFSSSSEGDEEYHWDDENAEEEEEEEEEESLSISEDSDEPQKFKKLPGRTRRETKLRSVDELQSGLRRSKRATRNRINYRQYELSESEPESMKPGKSNASDEHSDPSENGEYSMESQASDGNDDDQETKEAQPVEVYPETVEKEQDPPPEKSNSPGREEVEGIRKRRFLDLNEAAPAGFDDGPNAIMKDEDTDDF, from the exons ATGTCCCTTGAATCTACTCCTCCTCCGATCCCTTCAGACCGATCTTCCCCTGAACAACCCGTCGCTCAGAACGACACCACGAACCATGAAAACGACAACCCACCTCCTCAAAACGACAACCCAACCACGGCGACTCCAGCCCTTCCTCCATTATCGAGGAGCAACCGCCCCTCCCGGGCCTGCACCATTCGGGCCGCTGAGAGGCTCTATGCGGCCAAAGCCCAGTCTGCGAGCGAGCAGAGGAAGGCAAAGGCTGCGAAGAAGGAGAAGCAGAACAATAGCAACAACGATAAGCAACAGCAAGAGCAGCAAAACGACGAGTCGCCGCAGCAATGCGGCAGTAGTAAGATCGTGACGCCGTTGGTGGGTCCGCCTCCGCCTTCGCAATTGCCGAGGTGGAGTCTCCGGTCGATGTGGGAATTGGCTTCCGTACTCAATTTCTTGCAC GTTTTTAGGCCGCTTTTGAATATTTCAGTGGAATTCTCTGCTGAAGAGTTCGAGACTGCTTTGATTACACCCAATGACACTTTGAGTGACATACACATCCCTTTGCTAAAG GCTATTCCTCCTGTTACACGAATGGCACTTACACGTGATACTTGGGTTACTGTTTTATGCAGAAAGTTGAGAGACTGGTGGCATTGG GTTGCAGATGGGGATCTACCCATTGTTGCTTCACATGG GTTGGAGATTGATGTATATAAAACACTTGATCCTGGTATTCGTGTGGTCATATTGAAAGCTCTTTGTGACATTCGTGTAGAG CAAGAGGATGTCCGCAACTATATTGACAACTCACTTAAACATGGTGTTCAACTTTCAGCATTTCGTAAAGAACGTGTTGGGGGTGACTCATCTGGAATATCTTACTG GTATGAAGATGATCCAATAATTGGTCACCGATTGCATCGGGAGATAAGGAAAGTTGAGGTGaagaaagcaaaaacaaagGGTTCTCAGGTCCTTCCTAGTACAACATACCTGTGGGAAACAGTCGCAACCAATTTTGATGAATTTCAAGATGTTTCT GAGAAACTTTTCTCAAGTAAAAATAGAACAGAGGCTTCTTTGgggaaaaagttgaaaaatgaCATGCTTCCAGAGATTGAGAAGGTTCACAAG AGGAAAGAGAGGCTGCTGAAGAAACAACACAGACAAGCTCTCCTTCTTGATAATTTCTTAAGTGTGGATGGACTTGGTCCAGGGCGCTCCCTTCGTGACAGGAAACCTGTCACCTATACATTCG ATGATTATGATCGATCCATCAATGAGGCAATCAAGATAACCAA ACGGAAACAGCCATCCCCAGATCCTTTACAGAGAAGAGATGGAGTCGTGAAACCTGAAGCTTCTACTAATGGTAAATGGAGTGGCCCTTCGCATGCCACTCAACACGTCAACTTTAGTGCGCTGTCTCCCAAATCACCCGATTATGATTATGCTGATGACTATAATAAAGACCAATTCGACAGAAG CAATCGGCGAAGACAGCGGCCTCAAAGGTATTCTGAGAAAGAGTTTGTTGAAGCAGTTTCAGATAATGAAGCAGACTTTGACAGTGATGATGATATAGTTGGAGAAGCTATATATGATGAGGAATATTTGAGAAAACGTAAACAGAGGAGGAAATTTTCTAGTAGCTCTGAAGGAGATGAGGAGTACCATTGGGATGATGAAAATGCcgaagaggaggaagaagaggaggaagaagagtCCTTGAGTATCAGTGAAGACAGTGATGAACCTCAAAAATTCAAGAAATTGCCGGGTCGCACTAGGAGAGAAACTAAATTGAGGTCGGTTGATGAGCTCCAGTCAGGTCTAAGACGTAGTAAGAGAGCCACGAGAAACCGCATCAATTACCGACAGTATGAGCTATCGGAATCAGAACCAGAGTCTATGAAACCTGGAAAATCAAATGCATCAGATGAACACTCAGATCCAAGCGAGAACGGGGAGTATTCAATGGAAAGTCAGGCATCTGATGGCAATGATGATGACCAAGAAACAAAAGAGGCTCAGCCTGTTGAAGTGTACCCTGAGACAGTAGAGAAAGAGCAAGATCCACCACCTGAGAAATCAAACAGCCCAGGCCGAGAAGAAGTTGAGGGCATACGAAAAAGACGTTTTCTTGACTTAAACGAGGCTGCCCCTGCAGGTTTCGATGATGGTCCAAACGCAATAATGAAGGATGAAGATACGGATGATTTCTGA
- the LOC107418491 gene encoding AAA-ATPase At3g28580 — MKPSLLSLFLSLINYDIHAKGLAHIMGKDSNKIALRTTSERMKMVPARLTQKWATMASFMFVWAIVSQYLLPNELHRIIHRFKRKLKNYFDPYIKITIHEFTGERLRRSEAYASVEAYLSSITSKIGKRFKAEMETENSNLVLSLDENEEVSDEFQGAKLWWVLSKVVPPKSTVQRFCKLTFHKRYKEMVTNSYLQHVMRQGKEIRKGNRKRRIHSNCSGYKWSHTVFEHPASFETIAMDQDKKQEIIEDLLAFSRGKDYYARIGKAWKRGYLLYGPPGTGKTTMIAAMANLLNYDVYDLELTAVSSNIDLRRLLIETTSKSIIVIEDIDCSVDLTGQRKKRTEQSCLKDENKCSVKEKKEHKEEGDSSTYVTLSGLLNFIDGLWSSCGAERLIVFTTNYVEKLDPALIRRGRMDKHIEMSYCSFNGFKVLAKNYLDLENHKMFERIEKLMEETKITPADVAENLMPKSLVDDPERCLSNFIQVLEKVLENASAKKSEETELTKESNANGKAEAADNDKQSVEDESTKRETVPI, encoded by the coding sequence ATGAAACCCTCCTTGTTATCTCTTTTCCTCTCTCTAATAAACTATGACATCCATGCAAAAGGTCTTGCTCATATCATGGGGAAAGACAGTAACAAGATCGCATTAAGAACCACATCAGAAAGAATGAAGATGGTTCCTGCAAGGCTGACACAGAAATGGGCTACTATGGCGAGCTTCATGTTTGTGTGGGCGATTGTCTCCCAATACCTCCTTCCTAATGAGCTTCACCGTATAATTCACAGGTTCAAACGGAAGCTCAAGAACTACTTCGATCCCTATATTAAGATTACCATCCACGAGTTCACAGGCGAAAGATTGAGGCGAAGTGAAGCCTATGCTTCTGTGGAAGCCTACCTTAGTTCAATCACATCCAAAATTGGCAAGAGATTCAAAGCAGAGATGGAAACAGAAAATAGTAACTTGGTTTTGAGTTTAGATGAGAATGAGGAAGTAAGTGATGAATTTCAAGGTGCAAAACTTTGGTGGGTTTTGAGCAAAGTTGTGCCGCCAAAGTCTACCGTGCAGAGGTTTTGTAAGCTAACTTTTCATAAGCGGTACAAGGAGATGGTCACGAATTCATATCTACAGCATGTTATGAGACAAGGCAAAGAAATCAGGAAAGGAAACAGGAAAAGGAGGATACACAGTAATTGTTCTGGCTACAAATGGAGTCACACTGTGTTTGAACACCCTGCAAGCTTCGAAACGATTGCAATGGATCAGGACAAGAAGCAGGAGATTATCGAAGATTTACTGGCTTTCAGCAGGGGTAAAGATTACTACGCAAGAATTGGCAAGGCATGGAAAAGAGGGTATTTGCTATATGGACCACCAGGGACAGGGAAAACAACCATGATTGCTGCCATGGCTAATCTGCTGAACTATGATGTTTATGATCTTGAGTTGACAGCGGTTTCGAGCAACATAGATCTTAGGAGGCTTTTGATTGAGACGACCAGTAAGTCTATAATTGTGATAGAGGATATTGACTGCTCCGTTGATCTTACAGGTCAGAGGAAGAAGCGAACAGAGCAATCTTGTTTGAAAGACGAGAACAAATGCTCAGTGAAGGAGAAGAAAGAGCATAAAGAAGAGGGAGATAGCAGCACCTACGTGACACTTTCAGGGCTGTTGAATTTCATTGATGGGCTATGGTCATCATGCGGGGCTGAAAGACTGATTGTCTTTACTACAAATTATGTGGAGAAGCTTGATCCAGCGCTGATAAGAAGAGGTCGGATGGACAAGCATATTGAGATGTCCTATTGCAGTTTCAATGGGTTCAAAGTTCTTGCAAAGAACTACTTGGATCTCGAAAACCACAAAATGTTTGAGAGAATTGAAAAGTTGATGGAGGAGACCAAGATCACTCCTGCTGATGTTGCAGAGAACCTCATGCCCAAATCCTTAGTTGATGATCCAGAAAGATGTCTTTCAAACTTTATTCAAGTTCTTGAGAAAGTGTTGGAAAATGCTTCTGCTAAGAAGTCCGAAGAGACCGAGCTAACTAAGGAATCAAATGCCAATGGAAAAGCAGAAGCAGCAGATAACGACAAGCAATCGGTAGAAGATGAGTCAACCAAGAGAGAGACTGTCCCAATTTGA
- the LOC107406199 gene encoding AAA-ATPase ASD, mitochondrial, translating to MDSSLISFFLTLLNQNMHAKFLSKTSRTTSPQETMKLVPAKRAQTLATMGSTIATFTFVWAIICQYCPYEIRHMIEKLKQKIKDYFYPYIRITIHEFTGHDRDRMMKRSEGYAAVEAYLSSNSSANANRLKAEKETDTSCLILSMGRDQILSDEFQGAKVWWVLKKLSSHRVAYEQKYYELTFNKRHREIITKYYLDHVIKEGKEIRIGNRQRKLYTNCSGGLKWSAYQPTIWSHIVFEHPASFEKMAMEAERKQEIIDDLLTFRNGKDYYASIGKAWKRGYLLYGPPGTGKSTMIAAMANLLGYDIYDLELTSVKDNTELRRLLIETTGKSIIVIEDIDCSLDLTDQRKKKTEKVSEAEQKEIKKEARDEGSKVTLSGLLNFIDGLWSSCGGERIVVFTTNYVEKLDPALIRRGRMDKYIELSYCSFEGFKVLAKNYLKLENHQMFDKIEKLMMETKLTPADVAENLMPKSHRDDPEKCLTNLIRAMEKARKRAEADRKKDEEGASSKENETKQPPTVKDIEENEYNKPV from the coding sequence ATGGATTCCTCcttgatttctttctttctcacactcttaaaCCAAAACATGCATGCCAAATTcctttccaaaacctcaagaaCAACATCCCCACAAGAAACCATGAAACTAGTGCCTGCAAAAAGAGCACAAACACTTGCAACAATGGGGTCAACCATAGCCACTTTCACCTTTGTTTGGGCTATCATTTGCCAATACTGTCCTTACGAAATCCGCCATATGATAGAAAAGCTCAAGCAAAAGATCAAGGACTATTTCTACCCTTATATCCGGATCACAATCCACGAATTCACTGGCCATGATCGCGATCGGATGATGAAGCGCAGTGAAGGCTATGCCGCGGTTGAAGCTTATCTGAGCTCCAACTCCTCAGCCAATGCCAACAGACTCAAAGCCGAGAAGGAAACCGATACGAGCTGCTTGATTCTGAGCATGGGTAGGGATCAGATTCTGAGTGATGAATTCCAAGGTGCAAAAGTTTGGTGGGTGTTGAAGAAATTGTCCTCACACAGAGTAGCTTATGAGCAGAAGTACTACGAGCTCACTTTCAATAAGCGTCACCGAGAAATAATCACCAAGTATTATCTAGATCATGTCATAAAGGAAGGGAAAGAGATCAGGATCGGAAACAGGCAGAGGAAACTATACACCAATTGTTCTGGTGGATTAAAATGGTCAGCTTACCAGCCAACAATATGGAGTCACATAGTGTTTGAGCACCCTGCTAGCTTCGAAAAAATGGCAATGGAAGCAGAGAGGAAACAGGAGATTATTGATGATTTATTGACTTTCAGGAATGGAAAAGATTACTATGCAAGTATTGGGAAAGCTTGGAAGAGAGGTTACTTGCTCTATGGTCCACCAGGGACTGGTAAATCAACCATGATTGCTGCTATGGCTAATCTGCTTGGCTATGATATTTATGATCTTGAGCTCACTTCTGTGAAGGACAATACAGAGCTAAGAAGGCTTTTGATTGAGACTACTGGGAAATCAATAATTGTGATTGAAGATATTGATTGCTCGCTTGATCTTACAGatcagaggaagaagaaaacagagaaagTTTCAGAAGCAGAACAGAAAGAGATTAAGAAAGAAGCAAGAGATGAGGGAAGCAAAGTGACACTGTCAGGGCTGTTGAATTTCATTGATGGTTTATGGTCTTCTTGTGGGGGTGAGAGGATCGTGGTTTTCACTACAAATTATGTGGAAAAACTCGATCCGGCATTGATTAGAAGGGGTCGGATGGACAAGTATATTGAGCTTAGTTATTGCAGTTTCGAAGGTTTCAAAGTGCTTGCCAAGAACTATTTGAAACTTGAAAACCATCAaatgtttgataaaattgaaaagctgaTGATGGAGACCAAGCTCACCCCCGCTGATGTTGCTGAGAACCTCATGCCCAAATCACATAGGGATGATCCAGAGAAGTGTCTTACAAACTTGATAAGAGCTAtggaaaaagcaagaaaaagagCAGAAGCTGACAGGAAGAAAGACGAAGAGGGAGCATCATCAAAAGAGAATGAGACAAAGCAGCCACCAACTGTCAAAGACATTGaagaaaatgaatataataaacCAGTGTAG